A stretch of the Medicago truncatula cultivar Jemalong A17 chromosome 5, MtrunA17r5.0-ANR, whole genome shotgun sequence genome encodes the following:
- the LOC11429997 gene encoding putative BPI/LBP family protein At1g04970 has translation MSHKFFVLFLFLLFISTSVCVHEEGFISVIISDKGLDFAKDILINQTIASIVLSQLPQIEKSVQVPLVGKAHVILSEITIKNIQVSSSYVETGDTGINVVVSGATANLSLNWRYTVSSWLIPIGISDSGTATVKVEDLQVGLTVNLRNQEGTLKLILLDYGCDVGELSIKMNGGAAWLYQVLVDAFKGNIGSAVEDAVSKKIREGIPTLDNLLQTLPKTISIDETAALNISFVDNPVLSNSSIELEIDGLFTERNDVLVPQVYHRRSDISVSSGGLPKMINISLHENVFKSASEVYFAADALQWILDELPNQALLNTADWKILIPQLYKQYPNDDMNLNVSVSSPPVIKVSDQDVGVTISIDLIVDVLEAGEVIPVACISVDISASCDAEIVRNSLTGRLKLKKFSTDLKWSKIGKLHMSVIQSLSSTALKTVLIPYLNSQLKRGIPLPILNGFTLENARIFYTPPWIAVCSDVTFLGDYYLRHHLAYVS, from the exons ATgtcacataaattttttgttctttttttattcttattattcATCTCAACAAGTGTTTGTGTTCATGAAGAAGGTTTCATCTCTGTGATTATATCTGATAAGGGTCTTGACTTTGCCAAAGATATTCTTATAAACCAAACTATTGCATCTATAGTTCTTTCTCAGCTACCACAAATTGAGAAATCTGTTCAAGTCCCTCTTGTTGGAAAAGCTCATGTGATTCTTTCTGAGATCACAATCAAGAATATTCAAGTTAGTTCTTCATATGTTGAAACTGGTGATACTGGtattaatgttgttgtttcGGGTGCTACTGCTAATTTGAGCTTGAATTGGAGGTATACTGTTAGTAGTTGGTTAATCCCAATTGGAATTTCAGATAGTGGAACTGCCACTGTTAAG GTTGAAGATTTGCAAGTGGGGCTTACTGTAAATTTAAGGAACCAAGAAGGAACTCTTAAGCTGATTCTCTTAGATTACGGATGTGATGTTGGAGAATTATCTATAAAGATGAACGGTGGAGCAGCTTGGCTTTATCAAGT TCTAGTTGATGCTTTTAAAGGAAATATAGGATCGGCAGTTGAAGATGCTGTTTCTAAGAAAATAAGAGAAGGGATACCAACACTTGACAATCTACTGCAAACTCTTCCGAAGACAATTTCAATAGATGAAACCGCTGCTCTAAATATTTCTTTCGTTGACAATCCTGTGCTGAGTAATTCTTCTATTGAACTTGAAATCGATGGTTTGTTCACTGAGAGAAATGATGTTTTAGTACCTCAAGTTTACCACAGAAGATCTGACATTTCTGTTTCCAGTGGTGGTTTACCAAAGATGATAAATATATCATTACATGAAAATGTTTTCAAATCAGCGTCCGAAGTTTACTTCGCA GCAGATGCTTTGCAATGGATACTTGATGAACTACCTAATCAGGCCCTTTTGAACACTGCTGACTGGAAAATTCTCATTCCTCAATTATACAAGCAATATCCAAATGATGACATGAATCTTAATGTCTCTGTATCTTCTCCACCGGTTATAAAAGTGTCAGATCAAGATGTAGGAGTTACCATTTCCATAGATTTAATCGTTGATGTTTTGGAAGCTGGTGAAGTCATACCGGTTGCATGCATCTCTGTG GATATTAGTGCTTCGTGTGATGCGGAAATTGTACGGAACAGTCTTACTGGTCGGCTTAAATTGAAGAAGTTCTCCACAGACTTGAAATGGAGCAAAATAGGGAAACTTCACATGAGTGTAATTCAG TCATTATCATCAACTGCCCTCAAAACCGTCCTCATACCATACCTAAACTCGCAGTTAAAGAGGGGAATTCCATTGCCGATTCTGAATGGTTTTACCCTTGAAAATGCGCGAATCTTCTACACTCCCCCATGGATTGCAGTGTGTAGTGATGTTACCTTCTTAGGAGACTACTATCTTAGACATCATCTAGCTTATGTATCATAA
- the LOC11426801 gene encoding serine/threonine-protein phosphatase PP-X isozyme 2 has translation MSDLDRQIEQLKRCEPLKESEVKSLCLKAIEILVEESNVQRVDAPVTICGDIHGQFYDMKELFKVGGDCPKTNYLFLGDFVDRGFYSVETFLLLLALKVRYPDRITLIRGNHESRQITQVYGFYDECLRKYGSVNVWRYCTDIFDYLSLSALIENKIFSVHGGLSPAISTLDQIRTIDRKQEVPHDGAMCDLLWSDPEDIVDGWGLSPRGAGFLFGGSVVTGFNHTNNIDYICRAHQLVMEGYKWMFNNQIVTVWSAPNYCYRCGNVAAILELDGNLNKQFRVFDAAPQESRGAPAKKPAPDYFL, from the exons ATGTCAGACCTAGACAGGCAGATAGAGCAACTGAAGAGATGCGAACCATTGAAAGAATCTGAAGTCAAATCTCTCTGTCTCAAAGCCATAGAAATCCTTGTTGAAGAAAGTAATGTTCAAAGGGTTGATGCTCCTGTCACC ATATGTGGGGATATTCATGGACAGTTTTATGACATGAAGGAGCTTTTTAAAGTTGGTGGTGATTGccctaaaacaaattatttgttCCTCGGGGATTTTGTTGATAGAGGATTTTACTCCGTCGAAACATTTCTGCTTTTGCTCGCTCTCAAG GTGAGATATCCAGATCGGATAACGCTCATTAGGGGAAACCATGAAAGTCGTCAGATCACACAG GTATACGGTTTCTATGACGAGTGCCTTCGGAAATATGGTTCAGTAAATGTTTGGAGATATTGTACTGACATATTTGATTACTTAAG CTTGTCTGCTCTAATTGAAAACAAGATTTTCAGTGTTCATGGTGGTCTTTCTCCTGCTATTTCAACATTGGATCAG ATACGAACTATTGATAGAAAGCAAGAGGTACCTCATGACGGTGCCATGTGTGACCTCCTATGGTCAGATCCTGAAGATATTGTGGATGGATGGGGTCTGAGTCCCCGTGGTGCTGGTTTCTTGTTTGGTGGCAGTGTTGTTACTGGTTTTAACCACACCAATAACATTGACTATATATGCCGAGCTCATCAGTTGGTAATGGAAGGATATAAATGGATGTTCAATAACCAGATAGTTACTGTCTGGTCAGCTCCAAATTATTGCTACAG ATGTGGTAATGTAGCTGCGATTCTGGAGTTAGACGGTAATCTTAATAAGCAGTTTCGTGTGTTTGATGCTGCCCCACAG GAATCAAGAGGTGCACCTGCCAAGAAACCAGCACCAGACTACTTCTTATAA
- the LOC11433054 gene encoding syntaxin-51 isoform X1: MSMASSDAWVKEYNEATKLAEDISSMVSEWSSCPASGPEAQRQSSSTRKKITILGTRLDSLQSLLSKLPGKQPLSEKEENRRMDMLANLRSKVNQMASTLNMSNFANKDRLVGPEVKPDVMSRTVGLDNNGLVGFQRQIMKGYLSRLFDNILLGICSFNLIALFFFFLFDKLINYTH, encoded by the exons AT GTCAATGGCTTCTTCAGATGCATGGGTGAAGGAATATAATGAAGCAACGAAACTTGCCGAGGATATCAGCAGCATGGTTTCTGAGTGGAGTTCCTGTCCTGCATCTGGACCGGAAGCCCAGCGGCAATCATCTTCTACAAGAAAGAAGATTACAATATTAGGGACTAGGCTTGATAGCTTGCAATCCCTTTTATCAAAGCTTCCTGGAAAGCAGCCTCT ATCCGAGAAGGAGGAGAATCGTCGAATGGACATGCTTGCAAATTTGAGATCAAAAGTTAACCAAATGGCTTCTACTCTGAACATGTCAAATTTTGCAAACAAGGATAGGTTGGTTGGTCCAGAAGTAAAACCAGATGTAATGAGTAGAACTGTTGGCCTGGACAACAACGGACTTGTTGGATTTCAACGACAAATTATGAAAGGTTACTTAAGTAGATTGTTTGACAATATATTACTTGGAATCTGTTCTTTCAATCTGATagcactcttttttttttttttgtttgacaaacttattaattatacacactaa
- the LOC11433054 gene encoding syntaxin-51 isoform X2, producing the protein MASSDAWVKEYNEATKLAEDISSMVSEWSSCPASGPEAQRQSSSTRKKITILGTRLDSLQSLLSKLPGKQPLSEKEENRRMDMLANLRSKVNQMASTLNMSNFANKDRLVGPEVKPDVMSRTVGLDNNGLVGFQRQIMKGYLSRLFDNILLGICSFNLIALFFFFLFDKLINYTH; encoded by the exons ATGGCTTCTTCAGATGCATGGGTGAAGGAATATAATGAAGCAACGAAACTTGCCGAGGATATCAGCAGCATGGTTTCTGAGTGGAGTTCCTGTCCTGCATCTGGACCGGAAGCCCAGCGGCAATCATCTTCTACAAGAAAGAAGATTACAATATTAGGGACTAGGCTTGATAGCTTGCAATCCCTTTTATCAAAGCTTCCTGGAAAGCAGCCTCT ATCCGAGAAGGAGGAGAATCGTCGAATGGACATGCTTGCAAATTTGAGATCAAAAGTTAACCAAATGGCTTCTACTCTGAACATGTCAAATTTTGCAAACAAGGATAGGTTGGTTGGTCCAGAAGTAAAACCAGATGTAATGAGTAGAACTGTTGGCCTGGACAACAACGGACTTGTTGGATTTCAACGACAAATTATGAAAGGTTACTTAAGTAGATTGTTTGACAATATATTACTTGGAATCTGTTCTTTCAATCTGATagcactcttttttttttttttgtttgacaaacttattaattatacacactaa